AGGATGCCTACGAGCATCTGCAGTCGCTGCGGGATGGCGTGAACGACCGGGCGGTGCCCGATGATCCGTCGGGTTTCGTGACCGTGCCCGATGCGGCCGAGGTCGCCGCGGCGGCCGCCCCCGAGCCGGTGCGTCTGCCGGATCCGTTTACGCCGGAGGATTTGGTGAACTACCAGATGCCGTCGCTCGAGTTGCTACGCTCGGCGGAGGGCGACGTGGGCGTCTACCGTCAGCCGGAGGACGTGGCGGTCGACAAGGCCAAGCTCCAGGACGCCTTGGACAGTTTTGCGGTTGATGCGCTGGTGCAGGACGCGATCGTGGGTCCGCGCGTGACCCAATATCTGGTGCGGCCGGGCTTCGGTGTGCGGGTGGAGGCGATCGCCTCGCTCGACAAAAACATCGCGCTGGCGATGTCGGCCAACGCGGTGCGCATTCAGGCGCCGATTCCCGGTGAGCAATTTGTGGGCGTGGAGGTGCCGCATCAGCACAGTGCGCCGCTGGCCTTGCGCAGCTCGTTGGAAAACGCGGCGTGGCGCGGCAGCACGGCCGATCTGCCGCTCATGTTGGGTGTCGATGTGACCGGCCGTCACGTGATGCTCGACCTCGCCAAGGCACCGCATGCGCTCATCGCGGGTGCGACCGGTGCGGGCAAGTCGGTCTGCATCAGCAACCTCATCCTGTCGCTCATCTATCGCTTCCGGCCGGACGAGTTGGAGCTGGTGTTGATCGATCCCAAGATCGTCGAGTTCGCCATCTACCGCGATCTGCCGCATCTCATCCATCCGGTCGTGACCGATCCCAAGCAGGCCTGTCAGGCGCTCAAGTGGCTCGTGCGCGAGATGGAGCGGCGTTACCAGGTGCTGGCCGAAAAGAGCGTGCGCAACCTCGCCGGTTACAACGCCAAGGCGACCGCCGAGGGTTTTGCCAAACTGCCCTACATCGTGCTGGTGATCGACGAGTTGGCCGACCTCATGATGACCGCGCCGCAGGAGATCGAGGGCTCCATCGCGCGGCTCGCGCAGATGTCGCGCGCGGTCGGCATTCACACCGTGCTCGCGACGCAACGCCCGTCGGTCAACGTCATCACCGGCGTCATCAAAGCCAACTACCCGACGCGCATCGCCTTCCAGGTTTCGTCGCAGGTCGACAGCCGCACCATCATCGACGGCAAGGGCGCGGAGTCCCTCCAGGGGCGCGGCGACATGCTGTTCAGTCCGCCCGGGATCGGTCGTTTGCAGCGCCTGCAGGCGCCCTACGTCGACGACGCCGAGATCGAAGCGGTCGTGGGCAGCCTCAAGGCCCAGGTGCAGCCGCGTTACCGCGTGGAGCTCCGCGCCGAGGACGCCCCGGGCGGCTCCGAGGACGCGATGGGCGCGACGCTCGAAGCCGGAGCCGACCCGATGCTCAAGGACGCGCTCGAGGTCATCGCCACACAGGGTCGGGCGAGCACGAGTTACCTGCAACGCCGCCTGAAGATCGGCTACAACCGCGCCGCCTCGCTCATCGAGGAGCTGGAGGAGCGCCACTACATCGGACCGCAGGTGGGCAACAACCCGCGGGAAATTTTTGTGCAACCCGAGGACCTGCAATTCGCCTGAGGCGCCGCCTCGATCCTGAACGACCATGTCGACCGAAGATCTCACCGCCGCCGACCTGCTGGCCCGCCTCGAAACCGAAGGTATCCGTGCCGTCACTACGGCGCACCGCAAGCAGCCCATCCCGTCGCGCCTCCTGCAGGAGTTGATCGCTGAGCCGGAAGCGCCGGTCCTAGCCCGCGCTTTCATTGCCGCTTATCCGCTGTCGCCGAGC
This portion of the Actomonas aquatica genome encodes:
- a CDS encoding DNA translocase FtsK produces the protein MPTPATSLPDPIPETPREELEPAQNQHLSDDERQLAAWREGLEQRLEERAQIRARHRDQLEDAYEHLQSLRDGVNDRAVPDDPSGFVTVPDAAEVAAAAAPEPVRLPDPFTPEDLVNYQMPSLELLRSAEGDVGVYRQPEDVAVDKAKLQDALDSFAVDALVQDAIVGPRVTQYLVRPGFGVRVEAIASLDKNIALAMSANAVRIQAPIPGEQFVGVEVPHQHSAPLALRSSLENAAWRGSTADLPLMLGVDVTGRHVMLDLAKAPHALIAGATGAGKSVCISNLILSLIYRFRPDELELVLIDPKIVEFAIYRDLPHLIHPVVTDPKQACQALKWLVREMERRYQVLAEKSVRNLAGYNAKATAEGFAKLPYIVLVIDELADLMMTAPQEIEGSIARLAQMSRAVGIHTVLATQRPSVNVITGVIKANYPTRIAFQVSSQVDSRTIIDGKGAESLQGRGDMLFSPPGIGRLQRLQAPYVDDAEIEAVVGSLKAQVQPRYRVELRAEDAPGGSEDAMGATLEAGADPMLKDALEVIATQGRASTSYLQRRLKIGYNRAASLIEELEERHYIGPQVGNNPREIFVQPEDLQFA